The following nucleotide sequence is from Gymnodinialimonas sp. 202GB13-11.
CCTGTCGTGCATTTACACCGCAAAGCTCGACGTGAAGCGACCGGAGCTGGATATCTCGACCTTGCCCGCCGTCGCGGTGCACCACCTTCCCGGCGATGCTGTGCGTTACCTGATGCCGTCCCGTTTCTGCCCTGCCGATCAGTTGCAGAGCTTCGTCGCGGCGGAGTTCAGTCGATATCATGGGGGCGCCCGGATTGCCGCGATGCGCGATTGGGTCTTTAAACGGTTTCGATACGTCGCCGGATCCAGCACCGCGCAGACCACCGCCATTTATACCTTCGTTCAGCGGCAGGGGGTATGCCGTGATTTCGCCCACGTGCTGATCACACTCGCCCGGGCATCGGCGATCCCGGCTCGTTTTGCCAGTGTTTACGCGCCGAGCGTCACGCCGCAGGATTTCCACGCCGTTGTCGAAGTGTTTCTGGACGGGACCTGGCATCTGGTGGATGCAACGGGCATGGCGCGGGCCGATGAAATCGTGCGGATCGGTGTCGGGCTGGATGCCGCAGAGGTTGCGTTTCTCAGCGGGTTCGGGCCGATGACTCTGCGGTCGCAGACCGTCAGTGTCGCTGTTGCCGGCTAACCAGGTAATCGGCCCGCGATTGGTCCTTTGACGCGCGATGATCAGGAGATAGTTATTCTAGTTTATTGAAACGCGATGCTGCAGGCGCCATGTCATGGTGAGATCATAGATCGCGTCTTACCTGTGATCATGCGGTTGAGATTGGCCAAGCCGCCAAAAGTGCACTGATGCGCGTGGGCAGTTCGCCGTCACATATCAACTCCTCTACGACCCGAAAGGCAGCGCCGCACGTAGACGGGTGACCGCACGCTGCCCGATATCAGAGAAGGAAATCAGATGAATTGGGACCAAGTCGAAGGCAAATGGAAAGAGATGACTGGCAATGTGAAGGCCAAGTGGGGCGATCTGACCGACGATGAGATTACCGAGATCGATGGCAACCGGCAGGTCCTGGAAGGAAAG
It contains:
- a CDS encoding transglutaminase family protein, which translates into the protein MHLNIEVQLDYQIDTPIDLILQIQAPSFADQSVVHENLDLGDLQQIARVAAEAGMGERSLLKTSGDLSCIYTAKLDVKRPELDISTLPAVAVHHLPGDAVRYLMPSRFCPADQLQSFVAAEFSRYHGGARIAAMRDWVFKRFRYVAGSSTAQTTAIYTFVQRQGVCRDFAHVLITLARASAIPARFASVYAPSVTPQDFHAVVEVFLDGTWHLVDATGMARADEIVRIGVGLDAAEVAFLSGFGPMTLRSQTVSVAVAG
- a CDS encoding CsbD family protein: MNWDQVEGKWKEMTGNVKAKWGDLTDDEITEIDGNRQVLEGKIQAKYGKTKEEAQKEVDDFLNEH